A window of the Brassica napus cultivar Da-Ae chromosome C5, Da-Ae, whole genome shotgun sequence genome harbors these coding sequences:
- the LOC125587156 gene encoding uncharacterized protein LOC125587156, with the protein MNRNDRARETSKTFFSFSSEAEVSDVESKDENYSGSYDGCSLEKERNDNENDYSIIVEGENPKVGGEDGVGEENKENDAFESRFDMFEDSDGASSEDDNFSSYGESPTQDEDSPTLPPKKRYQNLSMSGSKGNSEVLRLEMSSLNHAVGKRYESKDDLERRLKLLSRVRASTQVQSPAFYVCIYDSDHTCSVTERSNRSRQATSDILGELHKYFLGDVGPSVRPTSVGIAITKQFGVKMDYWKSHRTLKFAREIDEGTPESGFENLPSYLYMIRRENPGTITRLQIDEFGRFIYVFLAFGASVNGFSFMRKVVVVDGTFLNGKYKGTLLTTLAQDGNFQIFPIAFAVVDTENDDSWHWFFTQLQLLIPDDEGLAIISDRHNSIGKAIGNVYPFASRGICTYHLYKNTR; encoded by the exons ATGAATCGGAATGACAGAGCAAGAGAGACGAGTAAAACGTTTTTCAGTTTTAGCTCAGAAGCAGAAGTCTCAGATGTTGAATCCAAAGACGAAAATTACAGTGGGAGTTACGATGGCTGCAGTTTGGAGAAGGAACGCAACGACAATGAGAATGACTACTCAATTATAGTGGAAGGAGAAAATCCCAAAGTAGGCGGAGAAGATGGAGTAGGTGAAGAAAACAAGGAGAATGATGCATTCGAAAGCCGATTTGATATGTTCGAAGACTCCGACGGTGCGTCATCTGAAGATGATAACTTCAGCTCATATGGTGAGTCTCCAACACAAGACGAAGATTCACCGACGCTACCTCCCAAGAAGAGATATCAAAACTTGTCGATGAGCGGAAGTAAAGGGAATTCGGAGGTTCTAAGGTTGGAGATGTCGTCGCTAAACCATGCGGTAGGGAAACGATACGAGAGTAAAGACGATTTGGAGAGACGACTGAAACTTCTTTCA AGAGTTCGTGCTTCTACACAAGTGCAATCCCCGGCATTTTATGTTTGTATTTACGATTCAGATCATACATGTTCTGTAACTGAGCGTTCTAATCGATCTCGACAAGCAACATCAGATATTTTAGGAGAGTTACACAAGTACTTTCTCGGTGACGTTGGTCCATCCGTTCGCCCTACGAGTGTCGGAATAGCTATCACTAAGCAGTTTGGTGTAAAG ATGGATTATTGGAAATCACATCGGACACTGAAATTTGCAAGGGAAATCGATGAGGGAACACCTGAGAGTGGGTTTGAAAACTTGCCTTCTTACTTATACATGATAAGAAGGGAAAATCCGGGTACAATTACGCGTCTTCAAATTGATGAGTTTGGAAGATTCATTTATGTATTTCTTGCGTTTGGTGCGAGCGTAAATGGGTTTTCTTTCATGCGCAAAGTTGTGGTTGTCGACGGTACGTTTCTTAATGGTAAATACAAAGGGACGCTTCTCACAACACTAGCTCAAGATGGTAACTTTCAGATTTTTCCAATAGCCTTCGCCGTGGTTGACACTGAAAATGATGACTCGTGGCATTGGTTTTTTACGCAACTACAACTTTTGATTCCTGACGACGAGGGTCTTGCGATAATCTCGGATAGGCATAACTCGATAGGGAAAGCAATTGGAAATGTGTATCCGTTTGCTTCCCGGGGAATTTGTACCTACCATTTATATAAGAACACTAGGTAA